In Sedimentibacter sp. MB31-C6, one genomic interval encodes:
- a CDS encoding YifB family Mg chelatase-like AAA ATPase, giving the protein MLSKVKTCVLCGLNGYEIDVETDLSGGLPNFTIVGLPDISIRESKERVRSAIKNSGFKFPVSRITVNLAPANLKKEGSQIDLPIAIGILTASKIIKNKIDEKTCIIGELSLDGKITAIDGALPMTISMLKNNFERIIIPMDNKEECGVIEKIEIIPVENLNDLVDYLNDKLLIDSYHITYDSITNIDSFTEDFSDIKGQPAMKRAVEIAAAGAHNLLLLGSPGSGKTMIARRIPTILPDLTLEESMEVTKIYSISGLLNKKGLIKKRPFRSPHHTSSRVAMAGGGSKPSPGEVSLAHYGVLFLDEIPEFPKNVLEVLRQPMEDGNISISRANGSFTFPAKFMMVASMNPCPCGYLGDPTHECSCNQGQIDKYLSKISGPLLNRVDIQLEVFPVKYDDLKDTRLEESSESIKNRIIRTRNIQQKRYKSIGIMTNSELSGKHILKYCIVNKESELLLKNAFEVLGLSARAYNKILKVSRTIADLECSDSIETKHIAEAIQYRSLDRKYWN; this is encoded by the coding sequence ATGCTTTCAAAAGTAAAAACATGTGTTTTATGTGGTCTCAACGGTTATGAAATTGATGTTGAAACAGATTTGTCAGGAGGATTGCCAAACTTTACAATTGTAGGACTTCCTGATATTTCGATTAGAGAATCCAAAGAAAGAGTACGTTCTGCTATAAAAAACAGTGGTTTTAAATTCCCTGTCAGCAGAATTACTGTTAATTTAGCTCCTGCAAATTTAAAAAAGGAAGGGAGCCAAATCGACCTACCTATTGCAATAGGAATCTTAACTGCTAGTAAAATAATAAAAAATAAAATAGATGAAAAAACTTGTATTATTGGAGAGCTTTCTTTAGATGGTAAAATAACTGCTATAGATGGAGCCTTACCAATGACAATTTCAATGCTTAAAAACAATTTTGAAAGAATAATAATTCCTATGGATAATAAAGAGGAATGTGGTGTAATTGAAAAAATTGAAATTATACCAGTAGAAAATTTAAATGACTTAGTAGATTACTTAAACGATAAATTATTAATTGATTCTTATCATATAACTTATGACTCTATAACAAATATAGATAGCTTTACCGAAGATTTTTCAGACATTAAAGGACAACCTGCCATGAAAAGAGCTGTAGAAATCGCTGCTGCAGGTGCGCACAACCTTTTGCTTCTTGGAAGCCCAGGCTCAGGTAAAACAATGATAGCCAGACGTATACCAACAATTCTTCCTGATTTAACATTAGAAGAATCAATGGAAGTTACTAAAATATATAGCATATCAGGTTTGCTAAACAAAAAAGGGTTAATTAAAAAGCGTCCTTTCCGTTCACCTCATCACACTTCATCTCGGGTAGCTATGGCCGGAGGAGGTAGTAAACCTAGTCCAGGAGAGGTATCTTTGGCTCATTACGGTGTTTTATTTCTTGATGAAATACCTGAATTTCCTAAAAACGTACTTGAAGTATTAAGACAACCTATGGAAGATGGAAACATATCCATCTCTAGAGCAAATGGTTCCTTTACATTTCCTGCCAAGTTCATGATGGTAGCATCTATGAACCCCTGTCCTTGCGGTTATTTAGGGGACCCAACTCATGAATGTTCCTGCAATCAAGGACAAATAGACAAATATCTAAGTAAGATATCTGGTCCTTTATTAAATCGTGTAGATATTCAATTAGAGGTCTTTCCTGTAAAATATGATGATTTAAAAGATACTAGACTTGAGGAATCATCCGAATCAATAAAAAATAGGATAATTAGAACAAGGAACATTCAACAAAAAAGATATAAGAGTATTGGAATTATGACAAACTCCGAACTAAGTGGTAAACATATATTAAAATATTGTATTGTGAACAAAGAATCAGAATTACTTTTAAAAAATGCATTTGAAGTTTTAGGTTTAAGTGCTAGAGCATATAATAAAATACTTAAGGTTTCTAGAACAATAGCTGACTTAGAATGCAGTGACAGTATTGAAACAAAGCATATTGCAGAAGCCATTCAATATAGGAGTTTAGACAGAAAATATTGGAATTAA